In Bradyrhizobium sp. 195, the sequence TGACAGAGCTGCGCGTGCTCTCGGCGCTACAGACCGGGCAGAACCCCGGCGCGGTGTCGTCGATCCTGAAGCTGCGCAACAGCGAGATCCGCCAGGCGGTGACGCGGCTGGGCGCCGACGTGATCGGCCATGACGCCCTCGCCGTCGAGCCGATGCGCCCGCTCTACAAGCTCAACCACGAGCCGGCGACGCCGGAGGAGATGCTGACAATGGTGCCGGAATATCTCAACGGCCGCGCCTACACGATCTTCGGCGGCACCTCGGAGATCCAGCGCGATATCATTGCGAAGATGATGCTGGGGATTTGAAGGCTAGGGCTCTCTCTTCCGTCATTGCGAGGAGCTCTTGCGACGAAGCAATCCAGGATCTTTCCGCGGAGGGATTTCTGGATTGCTTCGCTGCGCTCGCAATGACGGTGCCCGTGAAGGATTACCCCGCCGCCGTCGCATCCCGGATCGCCTGCCACACCTTCTGCGGCGTCAGCGGCGTATTCAGCTGGGTGATGCCGAGATCGGCGAGCGCGTCCATCACGCCGTTGGTGACGCAAGGCGGGCCGCCGATGGCGCCGGATTCGCCGCAACCTTTGGCACCGAGCGGGTTGGTGCGGCAGGGCGCGGAATCATCCAGCGTCACCACGATCGGCGGAACGTCGTCGGCGCGCGGGATGCAATAATCCTGGTAGCTCGCGGTGAGGAGCTGGCCGTCGGCATCGTAGGAGACGCCCTCATACAACGCCTGGCCGATGCCCTGCGCGACGCCGCCATGAATCTGGCCCGTCACCAGCATCGGGTTCACGGCGACGCCGACGTCGTCGACCGTGGTGTAGCGCACGACCTTGGAGACGCCGGTCTCGGGATCGATCTCGACCTCGCAGATATGCGTGCCGTTGGGCCAGCTCGGACCGTCGACCTCACCTTCCGAATCGACGCTGAGCCTGGCGCCGCTTTCCTTCTCGGCGATGTCGAACAGGCTGATGCGGCGGTCGGTGCCGACCACGGTGAGCATGCCGCCCTGGTATTCGATGTCCTCGACCGAAGTCTCCAGCACGTGCGCCGCCTTCTCGCGCGCCTTCTGGATCAGATCGTTGGAAGAGACGGCCACGGCCGTGCCGCCGACGAACAGCGAGCGCGAGCCGACGCTGCCAAAGCCCATAGCCAAATCAGTGTCACCCTGGACCACGTCGATCTTGTCCATGGCAATGCCGAGCGTGTCGGCGATCATCTGCGTGTAGGTGGTCTGCAGGCCTTGGCCCATCGCCATGGTGCCGGAATGCAGCACGACGCGGCCTTGCGAGGTCGCCTGCAGCGTGACCTTCTCGGTGTGGGCGCGGCCGCCGGTCCATTCGATGTAGGAGGTGAGACCGCGGCCGTAGAGCAGGCCCTTCTTTTTCGCCGCCTTCTTGCGCGCGGCAAAGCCGTCCCAGTCGGCGAGCTTCACGGCGCGGTCGAGCATATGCGTGAACGCGCCGGAATCGTAAACCTGCCCGGCCGCGTTGGTGTAGGGCAGCTGCGCCGGCTTGATGTAATTGGCCTTGCGGATCGCGCGCGGGTCCATGCCGATCTTTCGCGCAGCAGCGTCGAACAGGCGTTCGACGATGAAGAGGGCTTCGGGACGGCCCGCGCCGCGATAGGCGCCGACAGGCGCGGTGTGGGTCATCACCGACTTTACTTCGAAATGCACCAGCGGCAGGTCGTAGACGCCGGTCTGCACGAACGGCCCGAGCACCAGCGGGATGATGTTCGCCGCACCCGAGGAATAGGCGCCGGTGCAGCCGATCGACCTGACGCGATAGGCCAGCACCTTGCCCTTTTCATCCAGCGCGAAGGACGCCGTCGAGGTGAGATCGCGGCCATGGGTGCCGCCAACGAACTCGTCGGTGCGGTCGCCGCGCCAGCGGATTTTCTTGTTCAGCTTGATTGCCGCGTAAGCGACAATGCCGTCTTCCGGGTAGAGATTGGTCTTCTGGCCGAAGCCGCCGCCGATGTCGCCGACCAGCACGCGGATGCTGTCCGTGGGACGCTTCAGCACGGCCTCGGCGAGCACGTCGCGGGTCGAAGCCGGGGTCTGCGATTGCACATGCAACAGGAGACGTCCGCTCTTCTTGTCGATCTCGGCAATGGTCGAGCGCGGCTCCATCGCGGACGGTACGAGGCGCTGGCTGACGAGATCGAGCTCGACGGTGTGCGCCGCCTTGGCAAAAGCCTCGTCCACCTTGGCGGCATCGCCGTAAGCCATGGCGCCGACGATGTTGTCGGGCGCCTCGGGCCATACCACCGGCGCACCGGGCTTGACGGCCTCGACCGGGTCGACCACCGCGGGCTGCACGTCGTATTCGATCACGATCGCCTCGGCCGCGCTCTGCGCCTCCACGCGCGATGACGCCACCACGGCAGCCACGGCTTCACCGGCATAGCGCACGATCTCGTGGGCCAGCAGCCGGCGCGGCGGCACGGTCATCGGCTTGCCGTCGGGGCGCTTGAAGATGCTCAGCGTCGGGATGCTGCCAATGTCGTCCTTGACGAGGTCGGCGCCGGTGTAGATCGCGGCAACACCGGGCATCGCGGCGGCCGCGCTGGTGTCGATCGAGGAGATCTTCGCGTGGGCGTGCGGCGAACGCAGCACGTGCAACCACAGCGCGCCGTCCTGCGGCTTGTCGTCGATGAACTGTCCCTTCCCGGTGAGCAGCCGCTGGTCTTCCAAACGCTTGACGGGCTGCCCCGCTCCGAAACGCAAATTGCCGGGAAGAATGTTCATTCCGCTCTATCCTTGAAATCCGGAAAACGACCGCGGGGGTTTTAGCCGATTTTACGGGCCAGACAACCGAGCCGCGGCACATCTGCATTGCGTGCCATGCCTCTTGGCCGGGCAGATTACCGGGGTCAGGAACGCTCGATGTCGATGATGGCCACGTTCACGTCGCGGCTGTCCGAGCCGCGCTTGACCGTGAGCCGAACGGTCTTCCCTGCACCGGCCTGCTCCAGGGCATCGGTCAGGTCGGAGAGGCGCCGCACCGGCTTGCCTTCGACCCCAGTGATGATGTCTCCGACCGCGCCGGTCGTCATGTTGACACCGCGAATCCCGGCCCGCTCGGCAGGGCTGCCGGGACCCGTCCGCACGACGATCACCCCTTCGACACCAAGCCGCGTCGAGACATCCTCGCCGGCGGCCACGATGCCGATGCCGGGTGTCGGCACCCGGCCGTTGCGGATGAGTTCGGGGACAATCCGGTTCACGACATCGACCGGCACCGCAAAACCGATGCCGGCGTTCGAACCCGACGGCGATATGATCGCCGTCGTGACGCCGATCAGCCGGCCGGCGGAATCCAGCAACGGTCCGCCCGAATTGCCCGGGTTGATCGCGGCATCCGTCTGGATGACGTTGGCAATCTCCCGGCCGCCATGGGTCGGAAGCCTGCGCTTGAGCGCGCTGATGATGCCGCTCGTCATCGATTGATCCAGCCCGAAGGGATTGCCGATCGCAAACGCAGACTGCCCGACCTTCAGGTCGTTCGAACTGCCGAGAGCCACCGGCGGCGGAAGCTCGCGCACGCTGCGGATCCGCAGCACTGCGAGATCGTAATTGGGGGCGGTGCCGACAAGGTCGACCTCAGCCACCTCGCCCGATGCAAAGCGCACGGCGATCTCGCCGCCATTGGCCACGACGTGATTGTTCGTCACGAGGTGCCCGTCGCGGTCCCAGACGAATCCCGTGCCGGACGCGCCGCCCTGCCCCTCCTCGCCCATGAGAGGACTGGCCGTCGATTTCACCGCCACCTGGACAACCGAAGGCGACACGCGTTCGAAGATGTCGATGGTCGCCTTTTCGCCATCGGACAGCGGCCCGCGCTGCTCGACCGCACGTGCGGAGGATGCCGCCCATGGGACATGCAGGATCGGGACATGCAGAATCTTCGCGGCAGTGACGGCGAGCAGCAGGGCCGCAAAGGCTGCCGCGCCGATGACGTAGCGACGATTCATCGGTGATCACCGCGATGCGTGCTGAAAGCAGAGTTCTGAATGCACATGCATGAGATGTCGGACCTCGCTCACGCAGCAACGTCGCAGACCCCTGGAAGTTTCCTGATCGAGACAGATAGGGTTCCGTTTGGCTTTCCGCAGGGCGTTCAGGGACATATTGCCGCGTGACACTCGGCTACGCGACCTCGCGCAACGCCGCTTCTACGGCCTTGCACGCCTCGGCCGTCAATGGAGCCTGCGGCGGGACGGGATCGCCGACCTCATAGCCCTGGATCGCGAGCCCCGCCTTGATGCAGGCGGCGAGGTTGAAGCCGGCGAAGGCCTCGTTGATGCGCCACAGCCGGCGCTGCAGCGCCATGGCCTCGTCCCAGCGGCCGGCCTTGCAGAGGTCGTAGAGCGCGACGCTCTGGCGCGGGATGATACAGGCCGGGCCCGCCATCCAGCCGAGGCCGCCGATCAGCATCACCGCAGCCGGAATATGGGCGGAGGCCGAGAACACGCGCAAGGAATCGCCGCAGCGGTTCATGATCGAGAGCAGCCGGCCCGTATTGGTCGAGGCGTCCTTGATGTAGCCGATGCGCGGATGCTCGGCGAGACGCGCGATGATGTCGAGGGTGAGATCGGAGCGTTGGAATTGCGGATTGGTGTAGATGACGACGGGGATGTCCACCGCATCCGCAATGGCGCGGAAATAGGATTCGACCTGGGCGTCAGTGAGCGGGAAATAGGCTTCCAGGATTGCCAGGATGCCGTCGGCGCCGAGCTTCTGGTACGCCTTCGCCTGCGCCACCGCATCCGCGGTCGAAGTCGAGGCGACACCCGCGATAACAGGCACCCGGCCCTTCGCGGCCTCGATGGTGGTCTGCACGACGGAGCTGCGTTGCGCGGCATTGAGATAGGCGAATTCACCGGTCGAGCCGAGCGGCGTCAAGCCGTGCACGCCGGCGCCGATCAGATCGTCACAGAGTTTGCCGAGGACTTCGGTGCGCACGATGCCGTCGGTATCGAGGGGCGAGACGAGATAGGGAAAGACGCCGTGGAATTCGGACATGTCGGTGATGACCCCGGAGCGCTGGTTTGCGACTGATGGGTCTTACCAACGCCTGCGCTCGCGATCAAACCCTGAGCAGCCGCACGCGCGTGCCCCAGGGATCGGCGGCCTCCACGCCGCTTGCGAGCGTTGTCAGCCGCACGCCGCCCTTGCGCAGGCGCTCCTCCTGCGCGGCGAGAATGTCCGGCTTCTCCGTCACCAGCGAGAACCAGGCAAGGCCGGTCATCTGATCGTCGCGCTGGCCCGCGCCCTGGCTCTGCCAGACGTTCATGCCGAGGTGATGATGATAGCGGCCCGACGACAGGAACGCTGCGCCGCTGCGGCTGCGGGTCGGATCGAGGCCGATGTTGCCATGATAGAAGTTTCCGGCCTGCGCAAGATCGCCGACACGCAGATGCATGTGGCCGATGCGCACTCCATCCGGCGCCTTGGCATAATCCGGCACGCGCGTATTGGTCAGCGACAGCAAATCGGGGATGTTGAGCTCGTCGCTCGCCATCTTCACGCTGCCCTCGCTCCACTGCCATTGCGAGGGATCGCGGTCGGCATAGACCTCGATGCCGTTGCCCTCGGGGTCGTCGAGATAAACGGACTCGCTGACGAGATGGTCGGCAAAGCCCGACAGCTTCACGCGGTGCGAGGCGGCGTGAACCAGCCAGCGCGCCAGGTCCTTGCGGGTCGGCATCAGGAAGGCGGTATGATAGAGGCCGGCGGCGTTGCGCGGCTCGATTGCCGCATCGGGACGGGCTTCCAGCACCAGCAGCGTGATGCCTGATGTGCCGAGCCTGGCGGCGGCTGCCGAGCGCTCCATCACGGTGAGCCCGATCACGTCGCGGTAGTAATCCGCAACCTTGTCGAGATTCTTCACCCGGAGCGTCACCATGCCGACCCGCATCGGCGTGCGGCTGGCATAGGTCGGCCCGCCGCCCTGCGGAGCGCCCTCGGCGCGGGCCGCGGCCGCGGCCGCCATCGCAAGCGAGGTCGCGCCGGCGAGTTGCAGCAGGGTACGGCGGGTGAGGTCGATGGTCATTGGTCAGGACTCGCTGAAATGCTTGAGGCGAAATGGCGCAATTTTCGGATTGCTACACGTTCCCGTGAGGCGCTCCCAATCACATATTCGTCGGCCGTGGTCCTACGGAGAGCCGCCCCGGTCCTGGCCACCCGGCCAGTTTCGCAATCGCTCGCGACATCCCAAATTGAGGACAACTTACAGGAGCTTACCATGACCGACCTGACCGCCCTGTCCTCACTGTCATCCGCCCTCGCGGACGTCGTGGCGCGCACCGCGCCCTCGATCGTCTCCGTGCACTCGCATCGCTCCCGTGCCACCGGCTTCGTCTGGAAAGCAGGCCTGATCGTCACCGCCGACGAGGCGCTGGCCGACGAGGGTGAGGTCGAGATCGGCCTCCCCGACGGCAGCCGCGTGGCCGCCACGATCGCCGGCCGCGACCACACGACCGATATCGCGCTGCTCCGCGCCGACATTGCGGCGGCCCCGGTCAAGCTCGTCGCGACCGTCCCGCCGCTGGGGGCCTTGTCGGTGGTGGTCGCGACCCATCGCGATACGCCGAGCGCGGCGCTCGGGATGGTATCGGCGTCCGGCAACAGCTGGCGCTCATTGCGCGGCGGCGACATCGATGCCCGGATCGAGCTCGACGTCCGCCTGCGTCCCGCCCAGCAGGGCGGCCTTGCGCTCGATGCATCGGGCGGCGCGTTCGGCATGGCCGTGCTCGGCCCGCGGCGCGTGCTGGTGATCCCGACGGCGACGATCGAGCGCGTCGCGCCGCAACTCGAGACCCGTGGCCGCATCGCGCGCGGATACCTCGGCCTCGGGCTGCAGCCGGTGCGGCTCGAGGACGGCATCGGCGCGATGGTGATGAATGTCGACAAGGCCGGACCTTCGGCCGCGGCCGGCATCCGCCAGGGCGACGTGATCGTGGCGGTCAACGACCAGAAGCTGTCGGGCGTGCGCGCTCTGTCGCGAACGCTGGGTCCTGCGAGCGTCGGCGCGGTGGTCGATCTTGCGGCGCGCCGCGGCGGCGAGCCGGTCAGCTTCAAGGTCACGGTCGGCGAGAGGCCAGAGGCGTGAGCGAGGACAAGACGCCGGAGATCGTGCTCGCTCTGGAGATCGACGACCCCGCGCTCGCCGATCGCCTGGCGGCCTTGCTCGGCAACGTCGCCGGGCTTCGTCTTGCCGGGCCCGGCGAGCAGGCCGCCGCGGCGATCGTCGCCCGCGATGCGCGCGTCATGCCCGAGGACATCGCGCTGACCCAGCGCGAGCTCGACGTGCTGGCGCTGATGGCCGAGGGCGCCTCCAACAAGATGATCGCGCGCCGGCTCGGCATCTCCGTGCACACCGTCAAATTCCATGTCGGCTCGCTGCTCGACAAGCTGGACGCGACCGGCCGCACCGACGCGGTGGCGCATGCGGCGCGCCGCGGTGTGATCGAATTGTGATGCCACCGGGTCTCACTTCGCCGATGTCGCGGGGAAGCTGAGCTGCACCATCAGCCCCGGCGCCTTGTCACGCAGCGCGATCTCGGCGCCGTGAAGGCGCGCGACGGCTGCCACCAGACTGAGGCCAAGCCCATTGCCCGGCGTGTAGCGGCTCTGTTCGAGCCGATAGAAGCGCTTGAAGACGTGATCGCGCTCCTCAGTGGGAATGCCCGGACCATCGTCCGCAACGGCGATCACCGCGCCACCGTCGGCGCTGCGGCAGGTTACCGTCACCTGCCCGCCTGGCCGGCCGTGCTTGATCGCGTTGTCGACGAGATTGGCGATGGCATCGAACAGCAGGTCGCGATCGCCCGTGATCGGCACCTGGCGGTCTCCGGCAAGGCTGAGCTTTGTAGCAACCTGCTCGGCGGCGGCATCGTAGAGCTCGACGACCTCCCCGGCGATCTCGGCAAGGTCAAGCGCGCGGAAGGCGCCGGTGCGGGCGCGGGTCTCGATCTCCGAGATCCGGGTGATGGAGGCGAACATGCCAAGCACGGCGTCGAGATCGGCGATGGTGTCGCCGATCAGCGCCGCGTCCGCCTCGCCGTTGCGCTCGTGATGATAGGCCTTTTCCAGCCGGCCGCGCATCCGCGTCAGCGGCGTGCGCAGATCGTGGGCGACGTTGTCGCTGACCTGCTTGACCTCGCCCATCAGCGTCTCGATGCGGTCGAGCATCTGATTGAGGCTTTCGGCGACGCGGTCCCATTCGTCGTTGCTGCCGCGCAAGGGGATGCGCTGATCGAGGCCTGCGAGCATGATGGCGCGGCTGGTGGCATTGATCTGTTCGATCCGCCCCACCGTGCGCCGCGTCACCAGCACGGCGGCGAGGCCGGCGAGCACCAGCAGCAGCACGGCAACCGCAGCCATCGCGAGCTCGATCATGCCGGTGAAGCCGTCATGGTCGACGGCGTGGCCGAGCCGGCTCTCCACATAGGCCAGCGTGCCGAAATAGACATAGGCCATGATCGCCGCGACGATCAGTCCGAACGCGGCGATCGCGATCAGCGCCAGACGGAAGGTCGAGGAGCGGAGCGTCTTAGCCAGGAGCACGGAGGCAATATCCGATGCCGCGGATGGTGTGGATCAGCGGATAGGCCTGGGCGTCATCGACCTTGCGGCGGACGCGCCCGACATAGACGTCGATGATGTTGGTGGAGGGATCGAAATGCAGGTCCCAGACATGCTGGAGCAGCATCGCGCGGGAGACGACGCGGCCCTCGTTGCGGACGAGATATTCGAGCAGTTGAAACTCGCGCGGCAGCAGCGGGATCTTGCGGCCGCGGCGGCTGGCGTTGCGCGCGATCAGGTCGATGGCGAGATCGCCGACCCGCAGCAGCGTCTCCTTGGCGATGGTCTCGCTGCGGCGGCCGAGGGCCTCGAGCCGCGCCAGCAATTCGGTGAACGAGAACGGCTTGACCAGATAATCGTCGCCACCGGCGCGCAAGCCGCGCACGCGGTCATCGACCTCGCCGAGCGCGGAAATGATCAGGAACGGCGCGGCAACGCCGTCGTCGCGCAATTGCCGCATCACGCTGATGCCGTCGACATCAGGCAGCATCCGGTCGATCGTGATCACGGCATAGTCGCGCGCGGCGCCGTGGCTCAGCGCTTCGCGGCCGCTCGCAGCGAGATCGACCTCGTATCCCGAGATCGTCAATTCCTCGACGAGCTGGCCTGCGGTTTCCGGATCGTCCTCGACGACCAGGATGCGACGATGACCTCCGGTCATGCAAAACTCCGCGCGACGATCGCCACCAGACTATCCCGTTCCGGGGCTGGACGGAACCGCCCGGTGGCGACCGCGACAATGGTGCGGTACGGCGATGTGACTACCAATAGTCTCCGCACACATTGACCCATTGCCATCCATAGGGCGTCCAGCTCCTGCGCCAGCAGCCACCACTATAGCCGGCGTAGACAAAGGGCGCGCCGAAGACGGCGAAACGGCGGAAGTGATGATGATGGAAGGCGTGGCGGCCGTGCCAGCCGGCGCCGGCGAAGCGCGGCCCGATCGCCGCGTGCGCGAAGCGTGCCCCGCCGAAGCCGGGACCGCCGACATGGGCGAAGCGCGCGCCGCCCATCCCGCCGGCACGCATGCCGCCAAAACCGCCTGCGTGCATGCCGCCACCGAAATGCCCGCCGCCGCCGAAATGGCCGCCACCGCCAAAGCCGCCGTGACCTCCGCCACGCGCGAGCACGGGTGAGGCGACCGCCATCATCGCGGCGAGCGTCGCCGCGGTGAGGCCTTTGAGAAGCCTGCTGTTCATCGAAAGGTCCTCCTTGCAGTGCGGCGGTCTCTGCGCCGCACGAGGACGATCAGATGAAAGCAAGGAACAGGCAGCTTCAACTTACAAAGACGCCAGATTCTGACGCGGGTGTTAGGGAGCGGGCGCTCTCTCCCCGTCATTGCGAGGAGCTCGCGACAAAATTGCGCAGCAATTTTGCGCTGATGCGACGAAGCAATCCAGACTGTTTCCGCGGCGGGACCCTGGATTGCTTCGCTGCGCTCGCAATGACGGCGTGGATGGAGCTTGCCCTATTCAGGCTGCTCAGCTGCTACGCCCGCTTGCCGTTGTTCTTCTCCGCAGCGCGGCGCAGTGCTTCGGCGAGCGCCCCACCGCCGCCGGAGGATTCC encodes:
- a CDS encoding sensor histidine kinase, which codes for MLLAKTLRSSTFRLALIAIAAFGLIVAAIMAYVYFGTLAYVESRLGHAVDHDGFTGMIELAMAAVAVLLLVLAGLAAVLVTRRTVGRIEQINATSRAIMLAGLDQRIPLRGSNDEWDRVAESLNQMLDRIETLMGEVKQVSDNVAHDLRTPLTRMRGRLEKAYHHERNGEADAALIGDTIADLDAVLGMFASITRISEIETRARTGAFRALDLAEIAGEVVELYDAAAEQVATKLSLAGDRQVPITGDRDLLFDAIANLVDNAIKHGRPGGQVTVTCRSADGGAVIAVADDGPGIPTEERDHVFKRFYRLEQSRYTPGNGLGLSLVAAVARLHGAEIALRDKAPGLMVQLSFPATSAK
- a CDS encoding S1C family serine protease — encoded protein: MNRRYVIGAAAFAALLLAVTAAKILHVPILHVPWAASSARAVEQRGPLSDGEKATIDIFERVSPSVVQVAVKSTASPLMGEEGQGGASGTGFVWDRDGHLVTNNHVVANGGEIAVRFASGEVAEVDLVGTAPNYDLAVLRIRSVRELPPPVALGSSNDLKVGQSAFAIGNPFGLDQSMTSGIISALKRRLPTHGGREIANVIQTDAAINPGNSGGPLLDSAGRLIGVTTAIISPSGSNAGIGFAVPVDVVNRIVPELIRNGRVPTPGIGIVAAGEDVSTRLGVEGVIVVRTGPGSPAERAGIRGVNMTTGAVGDIITGVEGKPVRRLSDLTDALEQAGAGKTVRLTVKRGSDSRDVNVAIIDIERS
- a CDS encoding response regulator transcription factor encodes the protein MTGGHRRILVVEDDPETAGQLVEELTISGYEVDLAASGREALSHGAARDYAVITIDRMLPDVDGISVMRQLRDDGVAAPFLIISALGEVDDRVRGLRAGGDDYLVKPFSFTELLARLEALGRRSETIAKETLLRVGDLAIDLIARNASRRGRKIPLLPREFQLLEYLVRNEGRVVSRAMLLQHVWDLHFDPSTNIIDVYVGRVRRKVDDAQAYPLIHTIRGIGYCLRAPG
- a CDS encoding S1C family serine protease, producing MTDLTALSSLSSALADVVARTAPSIVSVHSHRSRATGFVWKAGLIVTADEALADEGEVEIGLPDGSRVAATIAGRDHTTDIALLRADIAAAPVKLVATVPPLGALSVVVATHRDTPSAALGMVSASGNSWRSLRGGDIDARIELDVRLRPAQQGGLALDASGGAFGMAVLGPRRVLVIPTATIERVAPQLETRGRIARGYLGLGLQPVRLEDGIGAMVMNVDKAGPSAAAGIRQGDVIVAVNDQKLSGVRALSRTLGPASVGAVVDLAARRGGEPVSFKVTVGERPEA
- a CDS encoding xanthine dehydrogenase family protein molybdopterin-binding subunit, which produces MNILPGNLRFGAGQPVKRLEDQRLLTGKGQFIDDKPQDGALWLHVLRSPHAHAKISSIDTSAAAAMPGVAAIYTGADLVKDDIGSIPTLSIFKRPDGKPMTVPPRRLLAHEIVRYAGEAVAAVVASSRVEAQSAAEAIVIEYDVQPAVVDPVEAVKPGAPVVWPEAPDNIVGAMAYGDAAKVDEAFAKAAHTVELDLVSQRLVPSAMEPRSTIAEIDKKSGRLLLHVQSQTPASTRDVLAEAVLKRPTDSIRVLVGDIGGGFGQKTNLYPEDGIVAYAAIKLNKKIRWRGDRTDEFVGGTHGRDLTSTASFALDEKGKVLAYRVRSIGCTGAYSSGAANIIPLVLGPFVQTGVYDLPLVHFEVKSVMTHTAPVGAYRGAGRPEALFIVERLFDAAARKIGMDPRAIRKANYIKPAQLPYTNAAGQVYDSGAFTHMLDRAVKLADWDGFAARKKAAKKKGLLYGRGLTSYIEWTGGRAHTEKVTLQATSQGRVVLHSGTMAMGQGLQTTYTQMIADTLGIAMDKIDVVQGDTDLAMGFGSVGSRSLFVGGTAVAVSSNDLIQKAREKAAHVLETSVEDIEYQGGMLTVVGTDRRISLFDIAEKESGARLSVDSEGEVDGPSWPNGTHICEVEIDPETGVSKVVRYTTVDDVGVAVNPMLVTGQIHGGVAQGIGQALYEGVSYDADGQLLTASYQDYCIPRADDVPPIVVTLDDSAPCRTNPLGAKGCGESGAIGGPPCVTNGVMDALADLGITQLNTPLTPQKVWQAIRDATAAG
- a CDS encoding dihydrodipicolinate synthase family protein yields the protein MSEFHGVFPYLVSPLDTDGIVRTEVLGKLCDDLIGAGVHGLTPLGSTGEFAYLNAAQRSSVVQTTIEAAKGRVPVIAGVASTSTADAVAQAKAYQKLGADGILAILEAYFPLTDAQVESYFRAIADAVDIPVVIYTNPQFQRSDLTLDIIARLAEHPRIGYIKDASTNTGRLLSIMNRCGDSLRVFSASAHIPAAVMLIGGLGWMAGPACIIPRQSVALYDLCKAGRWDEAMALQRRLWRINEAFAGFNLAACIKAGLAIQGYEVGDPVPPQAPLTAEACKAVEAALREVA
- a CDS encoding VOC family protein — protein: MTIDLTRRTLLQLAGATSLAMAAAAAARAEGAPQGGGPTYASRTPMRVGMVTLRVKNLDKVADYYRDVIGLTVMERSAAAARLGTSGITLLVLEARPDAAIEPRNAAGLYHTAFLMPTRKDLARWLVHAASHRVKLSGFADHLVSESVYLDDPEGNGIEVYADRDPSQWQWSEGSVKMASDELNIPDLLSLTNTRVPDYAKAPDGVRIGHMHLRVGDLAQAGNFYHGNIGLDPTRSRSGAAFLSSGRYHHHLGMNVWQSQGAGQRDDQMTGLAWFSLVTEKPDILAAQEERLRKGGVRLTTLASGVEAADPWGTRVRLLRV
- a CDS encoding response regulator transcription factor, coding for MSEDKTPEIVLALEIDDPALADRLAALLGNVAGLRLAGPGEQAAAAIVARDARVMPEDIALTQRELDVLALMAEGASNKMIARRLGISVHTVKFHVGSLLDKLDATGRTDAVAHAARRGVIEL